The region GTTCAGTGTAGGATTTAATGTGTTCTAAATACTGCagagttttttcttcaaaggtATTCTGTTCGCGTGATGTGGTCGGGGTTGAAGGTTCAAGTTGTGAAAAGGATCTTGATAAGTCATATTGCGTGGTAGACCTGATGATCCTACTAGAAATGTTTCTATTTGATGTTTCATATCCAGACAACTGATTCGGTGACTCATGGGAATTATCATTATACTGGTGCTGTACGATCTTGTGGGCCAAGTTTTTCTTTGGTGTCTGATTTTTGGTAGATCCTTTGGCTGAGTTAATGTAGCGAGTATTCTTATTACGGTTAGAAGTCGATTCATCGACTTCGGACGGTGGCAAATTCTCGTCAGCTGAAGAGGTGTAACCTAAACTACTTGAACTTTCACGAGAacgcttcgtttttttttttttgttactaaCGTGTCGATTTTTAGCCTTCTTCTTGTCGGTTTTGTgtttacgttttttcttttgcggCTCAGGTTCGACATCATCACTGTTCGTAGCTTCATTCTCGTCCACGTCATTGGTAATATCTTGCTGAGGTATTACAGTGGATTTTTTAGCGATGTTGCGAATTATTCCGGATTCATCGGACGTGCCCAGCTCCAGTAGGCGCGCCATCGTTGCTTCGGTGTCGTGGTAGTCATCTGTTAGTTAATCAAGGAATATCAATCAATACCGAATGCTCATTGATTAGCAAAATTAATCACAAATGTACAATATGATCAAAATATATCGTCGTAACTCTTATCcaagtgaaaattaatatgatTGAAACATTCAATCCGTAtacaattgtaaaaaaaagttctacGTTCCAATAATCACCTCCGGTATGCAGTACTTTGTGAATGGCAAACTTTGGCCATGTTTTTTCATAGGCAGCCTTTGATTTTACAAGTTTTGTAAAATGATCTTCAGTTTTTGTCCGTGGCCAGTAACATTGGGTGTTGTTTTCGACCAGCCAAAGAACTGGTACCAATGCGCATTCTCTATCTTCGCCAACCAAGAATTCAATCACCGCATACATAGTTCTGCAGCACGACTGAGTAAAAACATCGTTAAATGTATCATATTCTCTAGTCtggtgtataaatttatatttgatcaaaattcAAGCACTTTTATTCCACTCTGAGCAAAAAGTGCCagtttaaaagtttttaattaggACATCAACATAGGAATATGCAAGGTAGTATATAAGTTAAAAGATGAATCGATCATGAAACATTATGAAGATTTTGGGAACGCATGTCTAACCAATACTTGAACGTCAATGTGACGTACAAAACTATAATAAATCAGCTCAAAAGTGATGTTATGAACATATGGTAGAGTTGGGTATATTGGACTACTAGGTAAATTAGACTCGGCATATACGGTATATGGTAATAGGTATAcgataatgttattttttgcTAAACATCTCAATTGAAGCAAACTTTTAATATAAAAGAGATAATGAACCTACGATTCTCGGGAATGTGTGCGAGGTAGACATAGACATACTATACATGTCTTGAACGAATCCCTCTTCCTCGTACACATTGCCGAGAATCGTAGGTTCATCATCTGTTTTTTGTCGAGAGCTCGTTTCGTTGAGatgtttaacaaaaaataaaaattttatttcatttcgtgTAGTATCGGAGTTACTGCGAAACCATCTTTAAATGGAAGACAGACgaatttatgtaatatatCATCGACGCGATAAGATTTCGCTACGTTGAAACTTCTTACGAAAAAAATCCCTAGTTTGGAAGATTTAATAGGTTTCTGATAAAGGTCTCGCTTGTACTTGAACGGAGTACCTATAATTCTATATTCTCCGGCAATGAAAAGGATTGATTTGATCACTAATATTTCTGTCCCACAAGCTACTACATTATCCGGcctttttattgatattttgaattttttcgtttccagAGCCTGACATTCACGagaatttccaataaatttgggtttaggaataaatttttcctgaCAATTAGTTTTACGAATAGAACTTAGTTCTTCAAGTCGATTACTCAGCTGCTGCAGCGGCAAGCGTTTCGATCGAATAAGTCGTTTCAAATGGCCCAAATGATTTTCATACACAAAGCAACTGTATTCTTCTAATGGGCCAAATCGTTCTACGTCGTCTATGACATGCAGCAGCGaatgtacattatatacgACAAAGTTTTGTCCGTATATCTTAGCACCTTGAGTAACGAATTTTTCGATCATATCTTGCGCGATGTTTCGAAAACGCGAGAACAAGGCTGTATTCGATAGAATATACACGGCGGCagacaataataaaaaatgtttgtactTTTTTCGATCTAGCACATCCCGCATTACAACAGGGCCGGAATATAACAAGAAAAATCTAAATTCTGTCGCTTTCCATCGATGCAAATCCAAAAATCCACGGGGCTTTCGAGGAAACTCTGCCGGAACATATCGCGCCAATAGTTTCATTATACGTTCAATTTCTAACAAAATATCCTTAGACAATTTGCAATCACGTGAACCCTCGACCCAGTATTTAAGGAGCAACCTCTTCAAAATTCCCAGGTAGATTAAATGCATGGGATCTAAAGGAAATTGGGAGACTAGTCCCACGTAAAGATCTAAAAGAGGCGAACGTCCTTTAACGTGACGATCGTTTTCACTAGGTGCAACAAAATCACTATCTTTTCGCTTCTGGAATTCGGTGTCACATGGATAACACAGTTTACGGTTGAGATGAACTGCGCGAATCTTACACCTCTCGCAAGCATCCTTACCCGAATGTCCTAAACACATTTTCAACATAGATCTCGCGGGCGCGTCACACGCGAATAAACCAACTCTGACAAAGTATTTGGTGCCATTAAACTCAAAACCATTGGTGCTTAAACGTGACGTTTCTTTAATTAAATCTCGTAAATATGAAGATAGTGGCATCGGTTTACCCGTACCATAATAAACACCAATTACAAATGGGCTATCATCGATCATTGAAATACTGCGTCCCAAAATTGGCCAAAATGATGTTCCGCTACTTTTATAAACGGGAATCCCatcaatattaaaatcaacTCGCAACGTATGTTCAGGTGACAGTCCTTTTTTGAGACCTGACTCGAGTTTTTGTCTCAAGCATTTCTCCAAACCGAAATAACACATTTCTCCGTTGTCTAAATTTAACGTTTCAATACGTCGTGACGTGTGAAGTAGAGTCCTAGCACTTAAGGGTAAGATAGGATGTGCTGGTTTCAATAATGCTAGCAATTGATCGATCGCGTTATGTGTGATGTTATTTGAAGATGCCCAGTCgcgcaaattttcaacaaagttCGTTTCATCATCTAAATGCACTTCATCGCTGACGGAACTTGAATTATCTTCAGAACTGTACAACGTAGCTTTGATGCTATCTATGTCACTTTCGATGTCTTTGAAATCTTTATTATCGCGGTTCGAATTAGAGTTTTCTTCATTCTGTTCATTACTTTGATGGATATGATCAACATCATAATCGCTATCTATAGAGTGCACATATTCTCCGATACAAGACACATGTTCATGACTAGCATCTTTTAATTGTGATTTCGTAAGGTGCTCGAGTGCACAATTATTGCCTGCAATACTCAGTAATACTTTACGAGTATTTATAGCTGTTTTGCGACGCAAATGTCGTTTACTCAGAACTTTTAAATCATGAGGCATGTTATAAaactaaataataatacacaccAGACAAGAAATGATGTACGCTTTAACGTGCTTGCCTTATTTGTCGTAAATATCCGCACACCACTCTGAAAACTAAAAGTTAAATGAACCTAATGAACGTAGTACGTGAGTCAATACAGAAGATTCATAGCAATAAAGCTTTTACACGAGTTAGCGCaacaatttatataaaattttattgaaaattaagtaatttgatcaaaaatgctgtttcgtgtatattttcttggatttgggctaaataaatattaaaaaggcATTTGTAGCCGAACAATTTTGtaaacacgaataaaaaacGTGGTCAGCTACCCATCGAACGTATATAATACGCAGGTAATGAGTAGTTTCATTCTATTGGATTTGACTCTGACATTTACCGATAAACGCATAGTATACTCATGATTTACGTTCAGTAGTAGGAATCGTGATATATTTCAGGACTAGATAGTACTGttactaatattattattctatagTACTTATAGTTCTATGTATCGCTATTTATTGTTACTACAAATTAAACAAGATCGTAGTTTAACGTTGAACCAATTCTGGGCCGATGTCCTGCTTATATTCTAATACTTTTCGAATAGTATATCATGACGCCTACTACTGAACGTAAATCATGAGTATACTATACGTTTATCGGTAAAGATCAAAGTCAAATccaatggaataaaattacttGTTACGAATTTCCTGCGTATTATATACGTTTGATGGGTAGATGACCACTATTTTTACCAgtgtttacaaaattattcagGTGCAAATccctttttaatatttattcagcccaaatccaagaaaatatacacaaaacagaattttggatcaaaatacataatttttaataaacctCTATATAAGTTGTTGCACTAACTGGTGAAAAAGCTTTATTGCTACGGATCTTCTCTATTGTCTCTATTGTCTAACATGACCGTCTTCTTCTGAtggataataattgttattttcaattgaagggaaaagaaaataaaaaatattgtcaaaataatatttctgtGATTTCGATGGCACAGAAATATTTACGTGGCTGTATTACTATACTTTGTTACTTTGGAAGATGCTACGAGTTCATATGTATGTTATAGATATGTTGAAACGGtatctaaaaaaataataaacacgaAACCGATTTCAAACAATACAGAGCAAAAGTTACTAATAACCGCATGATCACATGGGATGATTATTAACATGAAGTTTTCCTCAAATTCGACAAGAACTAATATAATTAACCTATAATATACGTATCATAGTAAACTTAACACATATAAATAACGTTTAAAAacagttcaaaaatattcatgaacgttatataataaacaataaactATTCCATATTTTTATGGTACATCGTTTGGTTTAGAGAAAAAGACGCAGAACATTACACATAGTTTcttttgaagaaagaaaagaaaggaaagaaaaaaatacagaagaGACAGAATTTGAGTTGCAAaacacattattttttcaaccaagaATGCTCGATGTATTAAGACAAAATACCAccatatttggaaaaatatgtaGTTGTACTTACCAGCGTTATTTAATGACGAATTTGCTTCTTCCGTCTAGGCCGCAGATTAACAATAGCTTCTCACCTTTTTTGCTACACGATCACCGATCGATCCGAGCACCTCCGCATTCGGTTGACGAATAACGCCATAACCAGCGCCTGAGGCCAGTTGCAAGGGTGGGGATGAATATAGGCTCCCAGACAAAGACAA is a window of Neodiprion fabricii isolate iyNeoFabr1 chromosome 6, iyNeoFabr1.1, whole genome shotgun sequence DNA encoding:
- the LOC124185045 gene encoding uncharacterized protein LOC124185045 isoform X3, translating into MARLLELGTSDESGIIRNIAKKSTVIPQQDITNDVDENEATNSDDVEPEPQKKKRKHKTDKKKAKNRHVSNKKKKTKRSRESSSSLGYTSSADENLPPSEVDESTSNRNKNTRYINSAKGSTKNQTPKKNLAHKIVQHQYNDNSHESPNQLSGYETSNRNISSRIIRSTTQYDLSRSFSQLEPSTPTTSREQNTFEEKTLQYLEHIKSYTEQNHLLLRKIFSKQKEVSIDVTKKPAEFPKLPLNSMEDFSNLENILKSEEHRTYLTGKLASVGGTSGRQCVLAIMRSLLTNELAMQFNWAGRDKVPFQKTLTMETVYEAVKQTFLGKKEIGDATETSVSCAVKDWLKLARSRHTYVRKKG
- the LOC124185045 gene encoding uncharacterized protein LOC124185045 isoform X2 translates to MYAVIEFLVGEDRECALVPVLWLVENNTQCYWPRTKTEDHFTKLVKSKAAYEKTWPKFAIHKVLHTGDDYHDTEATMARLLELGTSDESGIIRNIAKKSTVIPQQDITNDVDENEATNSDDVEPEPQKKKRKHKTDKKKAKNRHVSNKKKKTKRSRESSSSLGYTSSADENLPPSEVDESTSNRNKNTRYINSAKGSTKNQTPKKNLAHKIVQHQYNDNSHESPNQLSGYETSNRNISSRIIRSTTQYDLSRSFSQLEPSTPTTSREQNTFEEKTLQYLEHIKSYTEQNHLLLRKIFSKQKEVSIDVTKKPAEFPKLPLNSMEDFSNLENILKSEEHRTYLYFVADRETGFCWRDKRSPMCVGYNEVTTHKRISDAIQLGREGQSPISKDIDNGNCLRGCETNLSWQEGNW
- the LOC124185045 gene encoding uncharacterized protein LOC124185045 isoform X1; translated protein: MYAVIEFLVGEDRECALVPVLWLVENNTQCYWPRTKTEDHFTKLVKSKAAYEKTWPKFAIHKVLHTGDDYHDTEATMARLLELGTSDESGIIRNIAKKSTVIPQQDITNDVDENEATNSDDVEPEPQKKKRKHKTDKKKAKNRHVSNKKKKTKRSRESSSSLGYTSSADENLPPSEVDESTSNRNKNTRYINSAKGSTKNQTPKKNLAHKIVQHQYNDNSHESPNQLSGYETSNRNISSRIIRSTTQYDLSRSFSQLEPSTPTTSREQNTFEEKTLQYLEHIKSYTEQNHLLLRKIFSKQKEVSIDVTKKPAEFPKLPLNSMEDFSNLENILKSEEHRTYLTGKLASVGGTSGRQCVLAIMRSLLTNELAMQFNWAGRDKVPFQKTLTMETVYEAVKQTFLGKKEIGDATETSVSCAVKDWLKLARSRHTYVRKKG